From Paenibacillus sp. GP183, one genomic window encodes:
- a CDS encoding TIM barrel protein, translating into MPFLSLTSWSLHRNLGPLHWTRWDKKTRTQITDTQEEPELISLLELPAVLAKKGFKSLEVCHFHFPDTSEAYLQGLKHSFMEAGLRFYTLLIEYGDISSSDEFRRQSDIVWIKGWIDIAARSGAERVRVIAGYADPTDQEALKRSVNAFRELSHYAAAKGVRVVTENFHSLTSIADNCLALLEGCGEFLGLTSDYGNFKGPEKYGELTKTIPRSESIHAKAQTNADGYPDEAEFIRCMEIAKQAGYEGPITLVFDGSGDMWEGIERVRKLAAPYLK; encoded by the coding sequence ATGCCATTTTTATCATTAACAAGTTGGAGCTTACATCGGAATCTAGGGCCATTGCATTGGACCCGCTGGGATAAAAAAACACGTACTCAAATAACAGATACCCAAGAAGAACCTGAACTCATCTCTCTCCTGGAATTACCGGCGGTTCTTGCAAAGAAAGGGTTTAAATCACTGGAAGTGTGTCATTTTCATTTTCCGGATACAAGTGAAGCTTATTTGCAAGGATTGAAACACTCATTCATGGAAGCAGGCCTCCGGTTTTACACACTGCTGATTGAATACGGTGATATTTCCAGTTCGGATGAGTTCCGCAGACAATCGGACATCGTGTGGATCAAAGGATGGATCGATATTGCTGCACGATCAGGAGCTGAAAGAGTGCGCGTGATAGCCGGTTATGCGGACCCAACGGATCAAGAAGCCTTGAAGAGATCAGTTAATGCGTTTCGGGAACTAAGTCATTATGCTGCAGCGAAAGGAGTACGCGTTGTTACAGAAAACTTTCACTCATTAACATCAATCGCGGATAATTGCCTTGCTTTATTAGAAGGATGCGGGGAGTTCCTTGGGCTAACCTCGGATTATGGCAATTTCAAAGGACCAGAGAAATATGGTGAACTTACCAAAACGATTCCACGCAGTGAGTCGATCCATGCAAAAGCACAAACGAATGCGGATGGATATCCGGATGAAGCTGAGTTTATTCGCTGTATGGAAATTGCCAAGCAAGCTGGCTATGAAGGTCCTATAACTCTTGTTTTTGACGGATCTGGCGATATGTGGGAAGGCATTGAGCGCGTAAGAAAGCTTGCAGCACCTTATTTAAAATAA
- a CDS encoding spore germination protein, whose translation MPSFAGVVKIVSNVGSFVNGDNLVVSPTASTKAYEGSGSANVGDFRISSNVFSITGVVDSDAVDTGSNKVATGT comes from the coding sequence ATGCCCTCTTTTGCAGGAGTTGTTAAAATAGTGAGTAATGTGGGGAGCTTTGTTAACGGAGATAACTTGGTGGTTTCACCTACCGCAAGCACAAAAGCTTATGAGGGCTCTGGCAGCGCCAACGTAGGCGACTTTAGGATATCCAGTAATGTTTTCAGTATTACCGGTGTAGTGGATTCAGATGCTGTCGATACAGGAAGTAATAAAGTTGCCACCGGTACTTAA
- a CDS encoding TIGR02206 family membrane protein, with product MKFNAFFRPEISNYFVMFSASHLICIALLAAAIIGLYAGRHRLAIHSRAAAVRYLLIAALLVPEVGLNIWYVLNGIWDFRHTLPLELCSISLILSIVMLMKRSYFLYQFLFFAGMGGAMQAILTPNLDYPFPHFRFLHFFVVHSAIILAPLYMTWIGNMKPTLRSVGLTMLFLNGLAVLVGLTDYLLGANYMFLLHKPDTASVLDLLGNYPYYLLSEEGIALVIFILLYMPFSRIRTKNRHAQPIEASTDKQ from the coding sequence ATGAAGTTTAACGCTTTCTTTCGGCCGGAAATATCGAACTATTTTGTGATGTTCTCAGCCTCACATCTGATATGCATTGCGCTGCTGGCTGCTGCGATCATCGGGCTGTACGCCGGCCGGCACCGATTGGCTATACATTCTCGCGCAGCTGCAGTCCGTTACTTGCTGATCGCTGCCTTGCTGGTGCCGGAAGTCGGTCTGAATATCTGGTATGTCTTGAACGGGATTTGGGATTTTAGGCACACACTTCCACTTGAATTATGCAGTATCAGCTTGATTCTCTCCATTGTGATGTTAATGAAACGCAGTTACTTTCTTTACCAGTTTTTATTTTTCGCTGGGATGGGTGGGGCAATGCAGGCGATCTTAACGCCGAATCTCGACTATCCGTTCCCTCATTTTCGGTTCCTCCATTTCTTCGTCGTCCACAGTGCCATTATACTGGCGCCGCTTTACATGACATGGATCGGGAACATGAAACCGACACTGCGTTCGGTCGGTCTAACCATGCTGTTTTTGAACGGACTTGCTGTTCTGGTCGGCTTAACAGATTATTTGTTGGGCGCCAACTACATGTTCTTGCTGCACAAGCCCGATACCGCCTCGGTGTTAGATTTGTTGGGGAACTACCCTTATTATTTGCTCTCGGAAGAGGGAATCGCGCTCGTTATCTTCATACTCTTATACATGCCATTCAGCCGCATAAGGACGAAGAACCGGCACGCTCAACCGATTGAAGCTTCGACTGACAAGCAATAG
- a CDS encoding multidrug effflux MFS transporter: MQQEKNSNRWRLVLLLGAFSALGPLTIDMYLPSFPEITAFFGTQASLVQLSLTACLIGLGLGQIIMGPLSDMYGRRRPVILSLILYLAASFVCAISPNIYFFIVARFIQGFAASAGIVISRAVVRDLYSGPELTRFFSLLMLVNNLFPLIAPLAGSGVISFTTWVGVFIVLGVVGIVLVVLATAGLKETLLPEKRISSNFVELFKGIQSLIGDRQFLGFALAQGIMIGGVFAYVSGTPFIYQKIYGASPQLFALLFASNGISLIIGSQLVGRLNHLISERRFLVFGLLLSAAASLTALMVILLHGPLIALVAPLFCFVTSIGMTSTASFSLAMESQSHMAGSASAILGVLPFLLGAITSPLVGIAGEYSAVPMGVIILSTSVLALLAYFGLAQKSRNMKMAVQEELGL, encoded by the coding sequence ATGCAACAAGAGAAAAATAGTAACCGCTGGAGACTTGTCCTGCTGTTAGGCGCTTTTTCGGCTTTGGGGCCGCTGACGATCGATATGTATTTGCCTTCTTTTCCTGAAATTACGGCATTTTTCGGAACGCAGGCATCATTGGTGCAGCTGAGTTTGACGGCCTGCCTGATCGGCCTCGGACTGGGGCAGATTATTATGGGCCCACTTAGCGATATGTATGGAAGGCGCAGACCCGTTATTTTATCGCTGATTCTTTATTTGGCCGCTTCATTTGTCTGTGCGATTTCACCGAATATTTATTTTTTTATTGTCGCGCGTTTTATACAGGGTTTCGCCGCCTCTGCAGGTATTGTGATTTCAAGGGCGGTCGTTCGCGATTTGTACAGTGGACCAGAGTTGACCCGCTTCTTTTCCTTGCTAATGCTGGTGAACAATCTATTTCCGCTCATTGCGCCGCTAGCGGGAAGCGGTGTTATCTCGTTTACGACTTGGGTTGGCGTTTTTATCGTTTTGGGTGTGGTGGGGATCGTGCTGGTTGTTTTGGCGACCGCTGGACTGAAAGAGACACTCCTTCCAGAGAAACGGATCTCCAGCAATTTTGTCGAGCTGTTTAAAGGGATTCAATCCCTGATTGGCGATCGTCAATTTCTAGGGTTCGCACTGGCTCAGGGTATTATGATCGGTGGCGTCTTCGCGTATGTCTCCGGGACGCCTTTTATTTACCAGAAGATTTATGGGGCATCGCCGCAGCTGTTTGCGTTATTGTTCGCCTCGAACGGGATCAGCTTGATCATTGGCTCCCAGCTTGTGGGCCGCTTGAATCACCTCATTTCGGAGCGCCGGTTCCTTGTTTTCGGACTGCTATTGTCAGCCGCGGCCAGCCTGACGGCCCTGATGGTTATTCTGCTGCACGGTCCGCTGATCGCCCTGGTTGCGCCGCTGTTCTGTTTTGTCACGTCGATCGGGATGACGTCCACAGCCTCGTTCTCGCTGGCCATGGAATCTCAAAGCCATATGGCGGGAAGCGCATCGGCGATACTGGGTGTGCTTCCGTTCCTGCTTGGCGCAATCACTTCTCCGTTGGTTGGCATTGCCGGAGAATATTCAGCCGTTCCCATGGGCGTGATTATCCTGTCGACAAGTGTGTTAGCGCTGCTGGCTTACTTCGGCTTGGCGCAAAAATCACGAAACATGAAGATGGCCGTACAAGAAGAGCTGGGTTTGTAA
- a CDS encoding polysaccharide deacetylase family protein, which produces MMTLFATTSLIVTVIGGCGKASAPDNIMKSKSADPPVTMQATGVPPVSGLSAAQQQFRTELIKKYGNQTPTRWGENVPGVLTRMVTNDKVIALTFDACGGTGGSGYDRVLIDYLIKESVPATLFINARWIDANPQTFMLLAKNHLFEIENHGYLHRPLSVKGNAAWGISGTKNVGEVVDEVLINTMKIQKLTGRRPIFFRSGTAFYDEVSTKIVNDLGLSAVNFSVLGDAGATFNQSQIKNALLSSKNGSVVICHMNHPEKATAKGVMAAIPDLKRRGFRFVKLTTYPLM; this is translated from the coding sequence ATGATGACTCTCTTTGCAACTACAAGTTTAATCGTGACAGTCATTGGGGGATGTGGAAAGGCCTCAGCACCTGACAACATAATGAAGAGCAAGTCGGCGGATCCTCCCGTTACCATGCAGGCGACAGGAGTACCTCCTGTCAGCGGATTATCTGCCGCTCAGCAGCAGTTTAGAACAGAACTAATAAAGAAATATGGCAACCAGACACCTACTCGGTGGGGTGAAAATGTGCCTGGTGTGCTTACCCGCATGGTGACAAACGACAAAGTGATCGCCCTTACGTTTGACGCCTGCGGAGGCACAGGGGGCAGTGGATATGATAGAGTGCTGATCGATTATTTGATCAAGGAAAGCGTCCCGGCCACACTTTTCATTAATGCTAGATGGATCGACGCCAACCCGCAGACTTTCATGTTGCTTGCGAAAAACCATTTGTTTGAAATTGAAAACCATGGTTATCTGCACCGCCCATTATCGGTGAAAGGTAATGCCGCTTGGGGTATATCCGGTACCAAAAATGTCGGTGAAGTTGTCGACGAAGTGCTGATAAACACAATGAAAATTCAAAAACTAACTGGCAGACGTCCAATCTTTTTTCGCTCGGGAACAGCTTTTTACGATGAGGTCTCCACTAAGATCGTTAATGATTTAGGGCTGAGCGCGGTGAATTTTAGCGTGTTGGGAGATGCGGGAGCCACTTTTAATCAGTCCCAAATCAAAAACGCGCTGTTATCATCCAAAAATGGCTCTGTTGTAATATGCCACATGAATCATCCGGAAAAAGCAACCGCAAAAGGGGTAATGGCCGCCATTCCCGACCTGAAAAGAAGAGGATTTCGCTTCGTCAAATTAACAACATACCCACTTATGTGA